Genomic segment of Myxococcus stipitatus:
TCCCAGGGGGTGAGCAGCGACAGCGTGACGCTGTCGTGGAATGCGTCCACGGACAACGTGCGCGTCACCGGCTACGAGGTCTTCGTCAACGGAGGCACGACGCCGTCCGCGTCCACGGAGACGACCGGCGCCAGCGTGGTGGGCCTGTCCCCGGCCACCGCGTACACGTTCACCGTGAAGGCGCGGGACGCCGCGGGCAACCGTTCACCGGCGAGCGCTTCCATCTCCGCGACCACCACGGACGGGCCTCGGCCGACGGGGAAGAAGATCATCGTGGGCTACTGGCACAACTTCGACAACGGCTCGACCAACATCCGGCTGCGCGACATCTCCGCGAAGTACAACGTCATCCAGGTGGCCTTCGCGGAGCCGGTGGGCGGGCCGGGCACCGGCAACATGGGCTTCGTCCCGTACAACTCCACGGTCGACGAGTTCAAGGCGGACGTCGCCTTCCTGAAGGGCCAGGGCCGCAAGGTGCTCATCTCCATTGGCGGCGCCAACGGCACGGTGCACCTGGAGGACGCCACCGCGCGACAGAACTTCGTCAACTCGATGCAGTCCCTCATCAACACCTATGGCTTCGACGGGTTCGACCTGGACCTGGAGGGAAGCTCGCTGTCGCTCAACGGCACCGACACCGACTTCCGCAATCCCACCACGCCGCGCATCGTCAACCTCATCCAGGCCACCCGCCAGCTGCTCAACCAGAACGGCGCCGGCTTCGTGCTCACCATGGCCCCCGAGACGGCCTACGTGCAGGGCGGCATGGCCGCGTACGGTGGCCCCTGGGGCGCGTACCTGCCCGTCATCCACGCGCTGCGCGACAGGCTGACCTACCTGCACGTGCAGCACTACAACACCGGCACCGTCATGGCGCTGGACGGCCGGGCCTATGGACAGGGCACGGCGGACTTCCATGTGGCGATGGCGGAGATGCTCCTGCAGGGCTTCCCCATCGGAGGCAACGCCTCCAACACGTTCCCCGCGCTGCGCCCGGAGCAGGTGTTGATTGGCCTGCCGGCCTCGCCCCAGGCGGCGGGAGGTGGGTACACGAGCCCGGCCACCGTCCAGCGGGCGCTCGACTATCTCATCAAGGGCAAGTCCTTCGGCGGCGGCTACGTGCTGCGCAACTCCGCGGGCTACCCCGGCTTCAAGGGCCTGATGACCTGGTCCATCAACTGGGACAAGTTCACCAACTTCGAGTTCTCCAACAGCCACCGGGCGTACCTGGACACCTACCCGTAGCCACGCCCTCCCAAGACCCGGCGCAGGCGAGGATTGCGCCGGGTCCGCCACGGCGCTAGGGAGGCGGTCCTCGTATGTCCGCGACCGCCGACCTGCTCGAAGCCATCCAGGAGGAAGCCCGCTCGGAGACGTGGTCCGCTGGGATGGGCCTCGCCCGCGCGGGGGCGGTCTCGGTGCAGTCCGTGGGCGAGGAGGAGACGGTGCTGCGCGTGCGCGCCACCGGCCGCCCCGCCCCGGTGACCACCACCCTCTATCCCGAGGATGAAATCTGGGAGTGTGACTGCCGAGGGAAGGTGGACCCGTGCGAGCACGTGGTCGCCGCCGCCCTCTTCCTGCACCACGCCTCGCAGAAGGGCGCCCTGCCCCGCCCCGCTCCACCGCCGCGCCCCACCGCCGCGCCTCGCGCCCCCGTGAGCACCGCCGCCGCGCCGCGCGGTCCCGTGAACACCGCCGCCTCCGCCGGAGCACGCCCGGGAGCCTCCGCCAAGCCGGAGCGGATGGTGTACCGCTTCAAGCGCGTGGAGGGAGGGCTCCAGCTCGAGCGGCTGGTGGTGCGGCCCGACAACACCGCGCGCCTGCTCGCGCGAAGCCTGGCCTCCCTGCTGACGAATCCGGTGGAGGCCGCGCGCATCCAGGTGGAGCCGTGTGACCGCGTCGCGGACGCGCTGCTCGCCCGGCCCACGCGAGGCCCGCTGCCTCCCGAGCGGCTGGAGGCGCTGCTGCGGGCGCTGGAGCCCGCGCGCACCATCCTCTTCGACGGCATGCTGGTGTCGGTGTCCAGCGAGCTGCTCCTGCCCCGCGTCACCGTGGAGGACCGAGGCGAGCAGACGGTGCTGAAGGTGGACCGGGACCCGCGCGCCACGGAGGTGGTCAGCCCCGGCATCGCGCTGGGAGGCGGCGTGCTCTTCCGCCTGGGCGAGCAGACCCTCACCGGCTCCCGGCTGGAGAAGCTGCCGCAGGAGCGCGTCTTCTCGCCGGACCAGATGGGAGACCTCACCGGCAAGGTGTTGCCGGAGATGGCGCGGCGGCTCCCCGTGGACGTGAAGAGCAAGCGGCTGCCCGCCATCGACCGCGACCTCAAGCCGCGCATCTCGCTGGAGCTGGACCCGCTGGACGCGGGCCTCTCCGTGCTGCCGACGCTCGTCTATGGCTCACCGCCCACGGTGCGCATCGACAACGGGCGCATGGTGTATCTGCAAGGCGCGGTGCCCGTGCGCAACGAGACCGCCGAGCAGCAGCTCATCCACGGCCTGCGCGACGAGCTCAACATGGTCCCCGGGCGCCGCGTGACGGTGCAGGGCAAGGAGGCCGTGCAGCTCGCGGACAAGCTGCGCATGTGGCGCGGCGGACTCACCGGAGACGCCGCGCGCTTCGTCAGCCCCGACGTGAAGCTGCGCCCCCTGCTCAACGTCGAGGCGGGCGCCACGGCGGCGGGCGTCCCCAGCGTCGGCTTCTCGTTCGACTTCCAGGTGGAAGGGGCGGGAGACGAGGCGCCTCGCACGGTGGACGCGGGCGCGGTGATGAAGGCGTGGGAGGAGGGCCTGGGCCTCGTTCCCCTGGAGGGCGGCGGCTGGGCCCCGTTGCCTACCCAGTGGCTGAAGTCACACGGTCACCGTGTGGCGGAGCTGCTCGCGGCGCGAGGCTCGGATGGGCGGCTGGCCAACCACGCCATCCCCCAGCTCACCGAGCTGTGCGAGGAGCTGGAGCATCCGCCCCCGCCCGGCCTGGAGCGGCTGGCGCCCCTGGTGCAGGGCTTCGAGAAGCTCCCCGAGCCCCAGCTGCCCTCGGACCTCACGGCGAAGCTGCGCCCGTATCAGCTCCAGGGCGTCAGCTGGCTCACCTTCCTGCGGCAGGCGGGCCTGGGCGGCGTGCTCGCGGACGACATGGGTCTGGGCAAGACGCTCCAGACCATCTGCATGGTCGGCAAGGGCACGCTCGTCGTCGCACCCACCAGCGTGCTGCCCAACTGGCACGCGGAGGTGCGGCGCTTCCGGCCGTCGCTGAAGGTCTCCGTCTACCACGGCCCCGGACGCTCGCTGGACGAGACGGCCGACGTCACGCTCACGACGTACGCGCTCATGCGGCTGGACGCGGAGGTGCTCGGCGCGAAGCAGTGGGACATGGTGGTGCTCGACGAGGCCCAGGCCATCAAGAATCCCGACAGCCAGGTGGCGCGCGCGGCCTACGGGCTGGAGGCCCAGTTCCGGCTCGCGCTCAGCGGCACGCCCATCGAGAACCGGCTGGAGGAGCTGTGGAGCCTGATGCACTTCGCCAACCGGGGGCTGCTCGGTGGGCGCAAGGACTTCGAGGAGCGCTGGGCGCGCCCCGTCAGTGACAACCTGAAGGGCGCGGCGGAGCGGCTGCGCGCGCGCATCCGGCCCTTCGTCCTGCGCAGGCTCAAGCGGGAGGTGGCCCCGGAGCTCCCGCCTCGCACGGAGTCGGTGCGCCACGTCACCTTGAGCGAGCACGAGCGCGCCGTCTACGACGCGGTGTACTCCGCCACGCGCGAGGAGGTGGTGTCCCAGCTCGAGGCGGGCGGCAGCGTGCTCAAGGCGCTGGAGGCGCTCCTGCGGCTGCGTCAGGCGGCGTGCCACCCCGCGCTCGTGCCGGGCCAGCACGCGAAGTCGTCATCCAAGGTGCAGGCGCTCGTGGAGGCGCTCTCCACCGCGGTGGAGGACGGCCACAAGGCGCTCGTCTTCTCGCAGTGGACGTCCATGCTGGACCTCATCGAGCCCGCGCTGCGCGAGGCCGACATCGGCTTCATCCGCCTGGACGGCTCCACCGCCAACCGCGGCGCCGTGGCGGAGTCCTTCCAGGACCCGAAGGGCCCGCCCGTGATGCTCATCTCGCTCAAGGCGGGCGCCACGGGGCTGAACCTCACCGCGGCGGACCACGTGTTCCTGGTGGACCCGTGGTGGAACCCGTCCGTGGAGAACCAGGCCGCGGACCGGGCGCATCGCATCGGACAGCAGCGCCCCGTCATGGTGTACCGGCTCGTGTCCCAGGGCACGGTGGAGGAGAAGATCCTCACGCTCCAGGACAAGAAGCGCGCGCTGTTCGAGTCCGCGCTCGGAGGCGCCTCGGGAGGCGCCGCCATCACCCGCGCGGACCTGATGCAGCTGCTCGACTGAGGCAGGCCTCCTCGAGCGCGCGCGGCCCACGCGCCCGGCCTCCCGCTGTGCCACGGAGCCCCGGACCTCACCGAGCCCCACCCCGCCCGCCAGGTCCCGCCCCGCGAGGACAGGCCCACCGTGCCAGGTGGCCCCACATTCGGTAGGACACCGCGAGGAGCCCCTCATGAGCCGTCCCCGCCGTCCCCCCAGCGCAGCGCCCGCCTCCGACCCGCGTACGGGTTACGTCCGCGTCCGAGGCGCCCGGGAGCACAACCTCAAGGACGTGGACGTCGACCTGCCACGGGATGCCCTGGTCGTCTTCACGGGGGTCTCCGGCTCCGGCAAGTCGTCGCTCGCCTTCGGCACGCTCTACGCCGAGGCCCAGCGCCGCTACTTCGAGTCCGTCGCCCCGTATGCCCGGCGGCTCATCGACCCCGCGGGCAATCCCGAGGTGGACTCCATCGAGGGACTCCCGCCCGCCGTGGCCCTGCAACAACACCGAGGCGCGCCGACGACGCGCTCCTCGGTGGGCAGCGTGACGACGCTCTCGAACTCGCTGCGCCTGCTCTACTCGCGCGCGGGGACGTACCCCGCGAACCAGCCGCACCTGGACTCCGACGCCTTCTCCCCCAACACGCCCGCGGGCGCGTGCCCGAACTGCCACGGCCTGGGCCGCGTCTACGAAGTCACCGAGCGCTCCCTCGTCCCAGACGACTCGCTCACCATCCGGGAGCGGGCCATCGCGAGCTGGCCGCCCGCGTGGCACGGGCAGAACCTGCGCGACATCCTGGTGACGCTTGGCTACGACGTGGACCGGCCCTGGCGGGAGCTGCCCAGGAAGGACCGCGACTGGATTCTCTTCACGGAGGAGCAGCCGACCGTCCCCGTCTACGCGGGCCTGACGCCAGCTCAGACGCGCCAGGCACTCAAGCGCAAGGCCCCTCCCAGCTACATGGGCACGTTCACCAGCGCACGGCGCTACGTGCTCCAGGCCTTCGCCACGACGCAGAGCCCGCTCATCAAGAAGCGCGTCTCTCAATACCTGGAGAGCGGCGAGTGCCCCGTGTGCCACGGCAAGCGGCTGCGCCGGGAGTCCCTGTCCGTCACCTTCGCGGGCCTGGACTACGGCGAGCTGTCGCGACTCCCGCTCAAGCGCGTCGAAGCCCTGCTGCGCCCCTACGCCGAGGGCACAGCCGCCTCGCTGAAGAAGCTCTCGCGAGAGCACCCCGAGAAGGCGCTCGTGTCGGAGCGCATCGCCAAGGACCTGGTCGCGCGGCTCCAGGTCTTGATGGGGCTGGGACTGGGCTATCTCTCGCTGGAGCGCTCCACGCCCACGCTCTCGCCGGGAGAGCTGCAGCGGCTGCGGCTGGCCACCCAGGTCCGCTCCAACCTGTTCGGCGTGGTGTACGTGCTGGATGAGCCCTCCGCGGGCCTGCACCCCGCCGACACCCAGTCGCTCCTCAAGGCGCTCGACTCGCTGAAGGACGGCGGCAACTCCCTCTTCGTCGTGGAGCACGAGGTGGACGTCATCCGTCACGCGGACTGGGTGGTGGACGTGGGCCCCGCCGCCGGGGAGAAGGGCGGCGAGGTGCTCTACAGCGGGCCGCTCGAAGGGCTCCGCGAGGTCGAATCCTCCCAGACGCGGCGCTACCTCTTCGGAGCCGAGCCCCCGCGTGCACGGCCTCCTCGCGCGCCTCGCGGCTGGATGCGCCTGCGGGGCATCCGCCGCAACAACCTGCACGGCCTGGATGTCGACTTCCCGCTGGGTGTCTTCACCGCTGTCACCGGCATCTCCGGCTCCGGCAAGTCCAGCCTCGTGAGCCAGGTCCTGGTGGAGCTGGTCTCCGCGCACCTGGGCCACGAGCCCGCCGAGGAGGAAGAGGAAGGAGAGCTGCTCGAGCGCAGTGAAGTGCGCACCACGGGCGGGAGGATCACCGAGGGCCTGGAGGACATCCACCGCCTGGTGCGCGTGGACCAGAAGCCCATCGGCCGCACGCCCCGCTCCAACCTCGCGACGTACACGGGCCTGTTCGACCACGTGCGCAAGCTCTTCGCCGCGACGCCCGCCGCCCGGGCGCGCAAGTACGACGCCGGGAGGTTCTCCTTCAACGTGGCGAAGGGCCGCTGCGAGACGTGTGAGGGCGAGGGCTTCGTCAGCGTGGAGCTGCTCTTCCTGCCCAGCGTCTACGCCCCCTGCCCCACCTGCCACGGCGCCCGCTACAACGAGAAGACGCTGGAGGTCCGCTACCAGGGGAAGAACATCGCGGAGGTGCTGGGCATGACGGTGGACACCGCGCATGCGTTCTTCGCCGAGGAGCCCCACGCACGGCGCGCCCTGGGCGTGCTGCGCGAAGTGGGGCTCGGCTACCTGCGGCTGGGCCAGCCCGCGACGGAGCTCTCAGGCGGAGAGGCGCAGCGCATCAAGCTGGCGACGGAGCTGCAACGCCCCCAGCGCGGCCACACGCTCTACATCCTGGATGAGCCCACCACGGGCCTGCATCCCTCGGACGTGGACAAGCTGATGGCCCAGCTCGACGGGCTCGTCGACGCGGGCAACACCGTCATCCTCGTGGAGCACGACATGCGCGTGGTCTCCGCGAGCGACTGGGTCATCGACATGGGGCCGGGCGCCGGAGACGAAGGAGGAAGCGTCGTCGCCACCGGCACACCCGCGGAGGTTGCTCGGGTTCCTCACAGCCGCACCGCGCCCTTCCTGGCGCGGGGCTGAAGCGGAGACTAGCGCTGCGTCAGCAGCGTGACGGCCTCGTACCGGCTGCCCTCGAGCTGGAACGCGCCGGGGGCCTTCGAGTCCTTCTCCAGCTTGTCCTGCACGCTCTTGGGGAGCTGCGCGTACAGGTCCTGGCCCAGCAGCGTCTCCAGCTGGTCCACCGGCACACGCGAGGCCTCGAGCATCGGGACGATGGCGTCCTTCTTCGACGGGCCGTCCTTCACGTTCGGCACCATGTACGCGAACATCGACACGTTGCCGTTGGGCAGCTCCAGGAGCACCGTCTTGAAGTTGTGCGTGGGGACGCCAATCTTCCGGTCCTTCGCGCCCGTCGTCGTCACCGACTCCGGGGGCAGCGGCTTGCCGTTCTTGTCCAGGAAGAGGTTGCCCGTGATGATGTGGGCCTTGCCGCCCGTCTGCGCCACCAGGTCGCCGATGGCCCGCTCCAGCGTCCGCCACGCCTGCTGGTTGTGGTTGCCGTACTGGGGCGCGATGTTGGTCATCAGGTGGCTCTCGTTCATCGCCTCCTGATTGGGCGAGTCCTCCGCGGGCTTCATGTGCCCCCGGTCGAAGCCCGTGTTGTTGTAGTCGGAGTCCGTGACGCCCTTGGAGCCCAGCACCGGGTCGCGAACGAAGGTGCTCTTGTCGCGGTGCACGTCGGCCGGCGTCTCCTTGATGTCGGCCGCGGACAGCATGTGGCTCACGAAGGTGGGCAGGTTCTTTCCTTCATCGAGCATCAGCCGGGAGTACTGCTTCACCAGCTCCATGCCCTTGCCCTCGCCGCCCTTGGGCCGCAGCGGGTCCAGCTCCCCCGCCGCCTGCGCGACGCGGCTCTGGAAGACGGCCATCTGCTGGTCCGGCACCCAGCGCGCGCCATCCGCCTGGTTCGCCTTCGACTTCTGGATGTAGGCCGCCAGCTCGTCCTGGCTCACCTTGCCATCCTTGTTCCCCCCCAGCAGGTCGGCGCGCCTGGCCAGGTTGTCCTGCCACGCCAGGTCGAAGGCATCCACCTTCACCGGCGCGCCTCCCCCCTTGGACAGCTTCGTGTCGAGCGCGGCCCGGCCCTGCTGAAGCGCCGTCGACGACAGGTAGCGTCCATCCGTGGGCGCGGTCAGGTACTCCTGGATTTCAGCCGCGGACACCTTCCCGTTGCCGCCGCGCGTCTTCCCCCCCGCGGAGTCCGCCGCCTTCAGCAGCCCCGCCTCCCAGCTCTGGTCCGTCCAGCCGAACTTCGCCTGGAGGTCGGAGATGGAGACTTCTTTCGTCGCGGAGCGGTTCCAGCTCCCCCCCTTCGGCTTGAGACCATTGACGGGCGCGGCATCCGCGGAGGACCCGGTGGACGCGGTGCTGGCACGAGAAGTAGGTCGCAGCGTCGTCATACGAAGAGCACCCTTGAACCGCCCAGAGACGAACCCCTGGTACGACTATGGTCGGCCTGAACCCACGGCAAGTTGCGTCAAGGTGTCACTTTCTTGCCACGGAGTTGCGGATCAGCCCTTCTTTCCAGGGGATGCACTCTCCGGCGGGGCGCCAGCCTTGGCCTGCTGAATCGTCTGGACGATGTGGGCCTCCGCCTGGAGCCGCTCGACGTGCTCCGCGGAGAGGCCCGCCCGCTCCGCCGCCACGGCCACGGTGATGAGGAAGGCCTCGCTGATGGGGCCAGGAGGAGGAGTCCCTCCCCGGGCCGGCGGCGTGAAGGCCTGGGCGGAGAGGATGCCGCCCGTGGAGGTGATGACCTTGACGGGCCGCGACGTGGTGGCCTCGGCGAGCGGGCCCTCCAGCCGGCTCACCACGTCCCACACCTCGGGGGAGACGCGCCGCAGCAGCCCTGGGAGGCGCTTTCCCGGGGCATCCACCAGCCGGGCGACCTTGCCGCCCCACACCGAGGAGGGCACGTCGTAGACGACGTCGACATCCATCGCCTCGGCCAGCTCCCCGTCTGGAAGGGCCGGCAGGGAGGGAAGGCCAGGGATGCGCTCGCGCGCCGCGGCCGGAGACAGGTCGACGGAGAAGGCGAACCAGGGACGCGGTGAGGGAGTACCAGCGGGCATGACGACGAGTCTCGACGGGCTCGGGGCCTGGGACAAGTCCCCAGGCCCGTGTGGCCGCTACTCCTCGGTCTTCCGGTTGGCGGCCATGCCGATGACGTTGACCATCAGGTCCTTCACGCGGCGCGGCTTCTCGCCTCCGTTGTCGCGGAGGATGAGGTCGATGTCGTCGCCGGGCTCGTGGTACTCGGGGATGAGGTCGCCGCCGCCGTTCGGGTTGGAGAGGCCCTCGAAGAGGAAGAGGACGTCCTCGCCCTTGCGGCCGAACACCGCGCCGTCCTGCCGGTCCCGGTACTGGTTGATATCGCGGTTGATGCGGTCGAACGGGTCCGCCAGCTTCGCGTTCGCCTGGTCCACGACGTCGCGGAAGTAGTTCGGCTGGCCCTTGCGGTTGGTGTCCACGACGGACAGGCGCTGGTCATCCCAGCGGCCCACCATGTCCACGTTGACGACGCCGGCAATCTGGTCCGTGCCCAGCCCGGGAATCGGGTTGTCGACGAAGTACTGCGAGCCCACCAGGCCCTTCTCCTCGCCGCCGGTCCAGATGAAGAGGACGGAGCGGTCCAGCTCGCCGCGCTTCTGTGCCTCCGCGAGCTCCGGGACGGCGGCCATCAACACCGCGCTGCCCGACGCGTTGTCATCCGCGCCGTTGTGGATGTTGCCGCGCCGGTCCGTGCCCACGTGGTCCATGTGGGCCATCACGACGATGACCTCGTCCTTGTGCGGCCCGGTGCCCGGCAGCAGCGCCATCGTGTTGACGCCCTTCCCGGACTCCGTCGCCAGCGAGCGCAGCTCCTCCACGCTCCGCAGCCCGCCGCCTCGCGCGGGCGACAGCGGCTGCCCCTCCGCCTTCATCGTGCTCTCGTACTTGCGGTTGAGCATCGCGAGCGTGTCGCGGGGCATTCCCTCCTTCAGGTAGAAGCCCTCCTCGAAGAGCTGGTGGCCGAACTGCTTGTGCGGGCCGTGCTCCTTCGCCTCGCCCTTCGCCGCCACGCCCGGCTTGCCCGCGAACGAGAAGACGTCGAAGCGCTGCTCGAAGGGGTTCGCCGCGTTCTCCTTGTTGGGCCCCACCAGGCCGTACTTCTGCACATGCGCCTGCACGTACTTGGACGCCGCGTCCAGCCCCTCCGAAGGTGTGTCCCGCCCCTTGAGCTCGTCCGAGGCGAGGTACGCCAGGTGCGTCATCGGGTCCGAGTCCTTCGCCGAGGTCTCCGGCTTCGGCTTCGGCTCGCACTTGGGCTCCACCGGGGTGGTGGGGGCGGGCAGTTGGGGCAGCGGCGCCGGGAGCTGGGGCAGCGGCGCGGGCAGCCCGGGGAGCGGCCGGGTGTTGCTCGGCTCGAAGCGGTCCTTGCTCCATCTCGGGTCCGGCGTCCGGGCCTTGCTCGCCGTTCCAGCGGGCTGGGAGGCCTTCTCGGCCGTGGCTCGCGACGACGCGGTGGGAAGGGGGCGGGGCGTGTCGCTGACTTTCGTGGCCATGGTTGGGGGATCCCGAGGCAGAGCGTGAATGGCGCGCTTCGGATTATCGGCCCCGGGACGCGCAGGGTTGCGCGTGGCTTCACATTTCCGTTGATTTCACAGCGGGTTGTATCAGCGGCGGCGGGATGTCTCAGCGATGTCTCGATGTTTCACCCCGCGCCCGCGGGGGCCGGGGTGGTGGGCGCGCAGGGCCTCCACGAAGGCCTGGAGCGGGGGCTCCGACTCACCGGTGCGCGTGGCCACGGCCCAGTCCAGCCACAGCCCCTTCGGGCCGACCCGGACGGCGTGCAGCGCCCCGTCCTCCAGCTGGGGTGTCACGGCCCACCTGGGGAGCACGGTGATGCCCAGGTGGGCCCGCGCCATCTCGAGCGGCAGGCCCCCGGTCATGGGAATGAGCGTCACCTTGCGGGGAGAGACATTCCCCGCCTGCGCGAGCGCCCGGCCCAGGGGCGCCGTGGGACGAAGGGCCCCCGCGTCCGTCCAGATGTGCTCGTCGCCGAGGGCACGCACCTCCACGACCTTGCGCCGCGCGGTGGCCCAGGGGTGCTCGCGGCCCACCACCGCGACCAGCTCATCGCGAAACAGCGGCGCCATGCGGATGCGAGGCCCGGGACGGACCATGCCCGCCACGAGCGCGACGTCCAGCTTGCGCGCCAGCAGCCACTCCATGGGAGCGTCGCCGGCCTCCGGGACGATGGTGACCTCCAGGCCGGGCCAGCCGCGGGAGAAGTCGCGCAGGAGTTCGGGCAACCAGCGGTAGGACTGGAGACACACCGTCGCCACCCGGAGCGTGCCGCTCGCGCCACGCAGCAGCTCCCGCGCCTCGCCCTCCGCGCGGGTGAGCTCTCCCAGCACCGCGTGCGCCGCGTCCGTGAGCCGCCGTCCCGCGGAGGTGAGCGCCAGGCGCCGCCACTGCCGATGGAATAGCGGGCCGCCCAGCCGGTCCTCCAGCTCGCGGAGCTGCTGGCTGAGCGCGGACGGCGACAGGTGCAGCTTGCGCGCGGCGGCGTTGAGGCTCCCCACCTCCTCCAGCGCGGAGAGCAGCAGCAGGTGGCGAATCTCGACGAGTGGGTTCGGCATCGATTCACCCTAGCTTCACAACCCATTCGGAACAACGCGTTCGACCGAATCGATGCCCGGCGGCATTCTCCTCCCAGTCGAGCCGCACACCCCTTTCGCCTCGAGGCCCCGCCCCATGCGTCGTCACCCCATCGCGTCCGTCACCGCCCTGCTCCTGTCACTCGTCGGCTGCGCGGGAAGCCCCCTCAAGACGCTGCCCGCGAGCGCGCACCTGCCGGGAACCGCGAACGTCGAGGCGTACCCCGTCGAGCACCTCGCCGTGCGCTCGCTCATCGAGCGCTTCTCCGACGCGGCGAACCACGCGGACTGGAAGGCCACGGAGGAGATGTTCACCGAGGACGCGGTCTGGGAGGTCCAGGCGCCTCCGCCCATGGGCTGGACGTTCACGGGCCGCGAGGCCATCCACCAGGGCATGACGGCCAACCTCGGGCGCGTGGAGCTGCGCGTGCAGACCGTCTCTCCCACCGTCGTCCACGTCCAGGGGCCGGACCGTGCCACCGCGCGCTCCACCCTGGACGAAGTCCTGCGCTTCAAGGAGACGGGCAAGGACGTGAGGATTGTCGGCACCTACTCCGACCAGCTCGTCAAACAGGCGGGGCAGTGGAAGTTCGCGCGGAGGACCTTCATCCCCCGCTTCGACGAGCCCGTCGCCACCGTCACCGGGAGCGCGAGGGATTGAGGGCGACGAAGGTGTCGTAGGGCTTGCCGTCCAGGATGCGCTGCTCCAGGCGCGCCTGCAGCCCCACCTCGCCGAAGAGGCGCAGCCAGGTGGCGCGCGAGAAGAGCCCGTGGCGGTGCACGTCGTGGACGGAGCGGACGGTGCCGTCGCGCTCCTTCAGCAACATCCCGAAGTGGACCTCGAACGTCGTGCTCCCGGGCTTGGGCGGCAAGGACCACATGAGATAGCGCAGGGAGCGCGAGCCCCGCCCGGGGACCTCCGGCTCGTCGCCTCCTTCCGACGTCGCGCCCGGCTCGAAGCGCTCCGTCGTCTCGTCCGGCGCCACCAGCGCGACACCGCCCGGGCGCAGATGGACGGCCACCGTCTCCAGGGCCGCGCGCAGGTCCGCCTCCGTCGTCATGTAGGTGATGGCGTCATGGACGAACACGGCGTCGAACTCGCGGCCCAGGCGCACCGTCCGCATGTCGCCGGACAGGTGCTCACACTCGGGATTGAGCTGGCGGCTGTGCTTCAGCATCCCCTCCGCGGGGTCCACCAGCGTGAGCTGGAAGTCGCGCTTGAGGTGGCTGGCGTTGTTGCCACCACCGCTGCCCAGCTCCAGCATCGTCTTCAGGGGCCCCGTCGCGGCGGCGCGCAGCAGGCGGCGATACTCGCTCGCCTCCTCCTCGTACTCGCTCGGATGGGACACCAGGGGCCACCAGTCCGCGAGCTCGTCGTAGAGATTCATGCGTGTGGGCTCCAGAAGCCGGGTACCTTCAGCGGTGAGGGACTTCGGTGGGCATCGCCTTCGAGTCATCCCGGCCGTTGACGTAGGTGACGGGTGCTCGCACCAGCTCCTGCTCGTCCACGTCATCCAGGCAGTTGAGCCGGACGGTGTAGAACTTCCCCAGCTCCCCGCCCTCGCCCCAGCCGAACGAGTGCACCCCGCAGTGTTTGCAGAACAGGTGGTGAATCTGCTTCGTGTGGAACTGGTAGTCGGTGAGCGCGGACTCACCCGCCTGGAGGCGGAAGTCCTCGGGACCGATGATGGAGACCCAGGTCCTGTCCTTCGTGCAGATGGAGCAGTTGCACTTGTAGGTCTCCTGGTTCAGGTCGATGTCGGCTTCGTACCGAACCGCCCCGCAGTGACAGCTTCCCTGGTACGTCTTCTTCACGAGTGCCGCTCCCCATGGCACGAGCCATCCGTCACTCCCGGCCAAGAGTCTCGCCGGCTCGCCCCAACCTCCGGATTGTCCGCGAGACCAGCAGAGCATGAGAGCGCTCCGATTCAACGCCTGATTTCACCCGCTGGTGGGATGCCCTCCAGGCGTGCGTGTCCGTTGTCCGGTCCGCGGTGGATGCGTCGTGTGTCGTAGGATGTGCCTTCGAGGCAACACCTCTCACCGCGCGCGCACTTCATGGACCTGACCCTCTGGGCCACCTTCACGTTGACGATGGCCCTCTTCGCCGTCACCCCGGGCCCCGCGGTCCTCCTGGTGGTCTCCCAAGCGATGTCTCGCGGCTTCCGCGCGGGAATGGGCGCCACGCTGGGCATCCAGGCCGGCAACGCCGTGTACTTCCTCATCTCCGTGG
This window contains:
- a CDS encoding chitinase; its protein translation is MQLPGPLHRACPTALVVLMTLLAFLAPERVLAADRGAWAPNVQYATGDIVAYGGKGYDCRQPHTSLVGWEPPNVPALWTPRTGTPPVDTEAPSTPTGLASQGVSSDSVTLSWNASTDNVRVTGYEVFVNGGTTPSASTETTGASVVGLSPATAYTFTVKARDAAGNRSPASASISATTTDGPRPTGKKIIVGYWHNFDNGSTNIRLRDISAKYNVIQVAFAEPVGGPGTGNMGFVPYNSTVDEFKADVAFLKGQGRKVLISIGGANGTVHLEDATARQNFVNSMQSLINTYGFDGFDLDLEGSSLSLNGTDTDFRNPTTPRIVNLIQATRQLLNQNGAGFVLTMAPETAYVQGGMAAYGGPWGAYLPVIHALRDRLTYLHVQHYNTGTVMALDGRAYGQGTADFHVAMAEMLLQGFPIGGNASNTFPALRPEQVLIGLPASPQAAGGGYTSPATVQRALDYLIKGKSFGGGYVLRNSAGYPGFKGLMTWSINWDKFTNFEFSNSHRAYLDTYP
- a CDS encoding DEAD/DEAH box helicase, yielding MSATADLLEAIQEEARSETWSAGMGLARAGAVSVQSVGEEETVLRVRATGRPAPVTTTLYPEDEIWECDCRGKVDPCEHVVAAALFLHHASQKGALPRPAPPPRPTAAPRAPVSTAAAPRGPVNTAASAGARPGASAKPERMVYRFKRVEGGLQLERLVVRPDNTARLLARSLASLLTNPVEAARIQVEPCDRVADALLARPTRGPLPPERLEALLRALEPARTILFDGMLVSVSSELLLPRVTVEDRGEQTVLKVDRDPRATEVVSPGIALGGGVLFRLGEQTLTGSRLEKLPQERVFSPDQMGDLTGKVLPEMARRLPVDVKSKRLPAIDRDLKPRISLELDPLDAGLSVLPTLVYGSPPTVRIDNGRMVYLQGAVPVRNETAEQQLIHGLRDELNMVPGRRVTVQGKEAVQLADKLRMWRGGLTGDAARFVSPDVKLRPLLNVEAGATAAGVPSVGFSFDFQVEGAGDEAPRTVDAGAVMKAWEEGLGLVPLEGGGWAPLPTQWLKSHGHRVAELLAARGSDGRLANHAIPQLTELCEELEHPPPPGLERLAPLVQGFEKLPEPQLPSDLTAKLRPYQLQGVSWLTFLRQAGLGGVLADDMGLGKTLQTICMVGKGTLVVAPTSVLPNWHAEVRRFRPSLKVSVYHGPGRSLDETADVTLTTYALMRLDAEVLGAKQWDMVVLDEAQAIKNPDSQVARAAYGLEAQFRLALSGTPIENRLEELWSLMHFANRGLLGGRKDFEERWARPVSDNLKGAAERLRARIRPFVLRRLKREVAPELPPRTESVRHVTLSEHERAVYDAVYSATREEVVSQLEAGGSVLKALEALLRLRQAACHPALVPGQHAKSSSKVQALVEALSTAVEDGHKALVFSQWTSMLDLIEPALREADIGFIRLDGSTANRGAVAESFQDPKGPPVMLISLKAGATGLNLTAADHVFLVDPWWNPSVENQAADRAHRIGQQRPVMVYRLVSQGTVEEKILTLQDKKRALFESALGGASGGAAITRADLMQLLD